ATGGCATGGTGATATAATACTCCGCAACTAGGGGGTGAAGATGAAGATTGCTTTTCTAGGTTGTGGGGCAATGGGGGAGGCGATGATCTCTCAGGCCCTGGCTAAAGGCGTGGCCAGGCCCCGGGAGATTAGCGTCTTCGACACCAACCCCCTCCGCCCTAAAGAGCTCAAGAAGACCTATGGCCTGACGGCCAGCGAAAGCAACCCCCAGGCGGTGAAGGGGGTGGGGCTGGTCGTCCTGGCCGTTCTCCCCCAGAACTTGCCCTCCCTTGTGGAGGAGTTGAAGGGGAAGCTGGAGGAGGACCAGCTGGTCCTCTCCATCGTGGCCCGGGCCTCGCTGGCCACCCTTTCGGGGGGGCTGGGGCACCAGGCGTTGGTCCGGGTTATGCCCAACATTGCGGTGCGGGTAGGGGAGGCCATGAGCCTCTGGACCGCCACCCCCCAGGTTACCCCCGCCCAGAAATTAAGGGCCCGGCGCTTTCTCCAGGCCCTGGGCAAAGAGCTCTTTACGGCTGAGGAAAGGTACCTGGACATGGCCACCGCCCTTTCCGGCAGTGGCCCGGCCTATGTCTTTCTATTTCTGGAGGCCCTGGTGGATGCCGGTGTCCACATCGGGCTCCCCCGGGAGCTCTCCCATGAGCTGGCCCTCCAGACCCTCCTGGGGTCGGCCCGCATGGCCCAGGCGCTGGAAAAGCACCCCGCCGAGCTCAGGAACCTGGTCACCTCCCCCGGGGGCACCACCGCCGAGGCCCTCCTCCGGCTGGAGGAGGGGGGTTTCCGCGGGCTGGTGAACCGGGCCGTCCTGGCCGCCTACGAGAAGATAAAGGCCCTGGGCAAGTCCTAGGCTGGGCTATCGTTGTC
This genomic stretch from Chloroflexota bacterium harbors:
- the proC gene encoding pyrroline-5-carboxylate reductase, translated to MKMKIAFLGCGAMGEAMISQALAKGVARPREISVFDTNPLRPKELKKTYGLTASESNPQAVKGVGLVVLAVLPQNLPSLVEELKGKLEEDQLVLSIVARASLATLSGGLGHQALVRVMPNIAVRVGEAMSLWTATPQVTPAQKLRARRFLQALGKELFTAEERYLDMATALSGSGPAYVFLFLEALVDAGVHIGLPRELSHELALQTLLGSARMAQALEKHPAELRNLVTSPGGTTAEALLRLEEGGFRGLVNRAVLAAYEKIKALGKS